One Rattus norvegicus strain BN/NHsdMcwi chromosome 18, GRCr8, whole genome shotgun sequence DNA segment encodes these proteins:
- the LOC108348827 gene encoding microtubule cross-linking factor 1-like: MLLAALRPRAGQRHQRGGRRGQRGRPRWRGGAAAPADRGARRPTPLTSRVPPLARAQALRSSVAQVRLRRAGVWRGPWRRPLRAAQAENFGGVRAAPSPPARRARPFIECLRRRPRRAHPPAAAGPPLPERAAAGRAPARRLCLARAARAPHCLRSGSADRFWSSGSDSPPRSACPARSGSGVPVSGLSFPAPVHFAGSSGDLPGSEARGRSGVRTVGWRDFGKSNFPAPWPQCLLSRPTEWATNATQSSKSTKVQRACRVLSGFRG, translated from the exons ATGCTGCTAGCGGCGCTCCGGCCCCGTGCGGGGCAGCGGCATCAGCGGGGTGGCCGGCGGGGACAGCGCGGG CGGCCGCGCTGGCGAGGAGGGGCCGCGGCGCCTGCGGACCGGGGTGCGCGCCGCCCCACGCCGCTCACATCGCGGGTTCCACCGCTCGCCCGAGCTCAGGCGCTACGCTCCTCCGTCGCCCAGGTGCGGCTCCGGCGGGCCGGGGTGTGGCGCGGGCCGTGGCGGCGGCCCCTCCGTGCCGCTCAAGCTGAAAACTTTGGTGGCGTCCGCGCGGCGCCGTCTCCGCCGGCGCGCCGGGCTCGCCCCTTTATAGAGTGTCTGCGCCGCCGCCCGCGCCGCGCACACCCCCCCGCCGCCGCCGGGCCGCCCCTCCCGGAGCGAGCGGCCGCGGGCAGGGCTCCGGCCCGGCGCCTTTGTCTCGCCCGGGCCGCTCGGGCGCCGCACTGCCTGCGCTCCGGGTCGGCCGACCGCTTCTGGTCCTCGGGAAGCGACTCGCCTCCCCGCTCCGCTTGCCCAGCCCGCTCCGGCTCAGGTGTCCCTGTCTCTGGACTTTCTTTCCCAGCTCCTGTCCACTTCGCGGGGTCCTCCGGCGACCTGCCAGGCTCGGAGGCTCGCGGCCGGAGCGGAGTGCGCACGGTGGGGTGGCGGGACTTCGGCAAGAGCAACTTTCCG GCTCCGTGGCCCCAGTGCCTACTATCCAGGCCTACGGAGTGGGCAACGAATGCGACTCAAAGTTCCAAGTCCACGAAAGTCCAGCGAGCCTGCCGCGTGTTGTCGGGATTTCGGGGATAA